The segment cctcggaatttcgaaaaaatttatttttttaaaaaaaatttaaattttttaaatttaaatttaaaaatttaaaattaaaattaaaattgaataaaacattaaataaaacatagtagataatattcaaagttaaataaaacattcagagtttttggtaaaaaaaaaaaaaaactacgggtcttggatgttcgggaacacctcgttcgggtacatcctcttcatcatctccatcatctgctcgttgagcctcttctgggtctcatagcccgcctgttgagctgccatctgggtctccaacgcagatatccgatcatccttgtccttcagctgagccgtaagaacttccggatcaacatatggcggtggtgcagaagaaggagcagccgaccgggagcgacgacccaaaccgaccatacgtcccttcttctttggaaccgactgaaatataaaaaaccaaatttagataatataaattgatgataaaataaaaatcaagaaataaataaattgaactttaaaaaaaaaaacttaccgattcaacgatttcgttgattcgaacccgggacaagttggtcgaagccgtcgaatcgtcatcatcggtttgaagctgagacacttcgtcgtacacctgagtttggaccaggtcgaccacgtccctcacaagaccatcatcaatctgaccggtcttcttgttggtatacgcccttttcattagggcgagatcatcaaccggctcgccctcattttcttccgccttgaaaaaaaaataaattaaacaaacattagaaatttgaaaaaatgcataaaaaataaaattctgaaacttaaataattaaagaaaaagcggttgaacttaccatgcgatccgcgagagtggcaatagattgggcacccaagttatgcttgtagatgcccttccctttacggtcgctcctgcggttgttggagttggtggaagaagtttctttcgtctcttccttatcccaatgctcacacaactccttccataccgtgtcgttcatcgactttgggaccttttaatttaaaaaaaaaagtttaataatttaaaaaaagtttaataaattaaaaattgttaataaattaaaaactaccttgtttacttcccacttcttcttccactcgtacatctgcttcccatagttgtccataactttatggacaaaatagttatagatagagagcgtatcatcggaattccagttgaattcttgctgaaatagtttaaaaatagtttttaagcacaaaaatataaatagtttaataattacaaaaaaagttttaataaataaaaaatagtttaataaatatagaaaatagtttaataattacaaaaaaaaagttttaataaataaaaaatagtttaataattaaaaaaatagtttttaaaatatttaaaatgtttaataaatatagaaaatagtttaataatcacaaaaaatagttttaataaataaaaaatataagtaaaaaatttgaatacttaccgcaaactgacgaaaccacagatgctgcttctcgacggggaagtgagtgaaagtcggatgtcccttgtcgagggcagagtacatcatacggttgatccatgcgctgatcccattcccggatcggttgaacctaataaaaagaacaaattattaataatcaatcaaatttaaaggaaaaaaaataaaagtttaattaccatgtttgaccatgtccatgtggatactcagtgagatagggaagatggtcacgaccgggctgtcgaaccaactccgcaacactcatcactcccggaggacccgtaggagcaggagcgggtatagcagcgggagcgggagcagcaggagcgggtaatggagaaggagatgtatggtaggagctgtggggcgaaacggaatcctgaacatggctggacgaaccccgagactggctccccataccaccccggctacgacgctggcgaggccggatatgatcatcattagacctgtaaatttaaaaaaaaatagttttaattaaaaataatttttaatcacaaaaatataaatagtttaataattaacaaaaaagtttttataaataaaaaatagtttaaaaattaaaaaaatagttttaataaaccccaaaaacagtttaataattacaaaaaatagttttaaaaatatttaaaatgtttaataattacaaaaaataggtttccaacaccatctaccggaaaacgctcatgtccaccgacgtctggcgtcctttctgcaccaaaatctctaagttgtgtcttcaaatctttcccacgaatttccggaggtggactgtcaaacaccctcttgttcttcgtaaacaaattcctacttctacgatatggatgatctggtggtagaaatctcctgtgacagtcaaaccaacacgttttccttccgtgttttagttggaaagcatcagtgttatcttgacaatatggacatgatagccttccatgcgttgtccatccagataacataccatatgctggaaaatcacttattgtccacattagtactgcccgcatttgaaagttttctttacacgaaacatcgtatgtttcagcaccttgagcccatagttgttgcaactcatatattagtggctgaagaaacacatcaagtgatctcttaggatgctctggtccgggaacgagaatcgagagaaacaaaaactctcgtcgcaagcacaagtttgggggtaggttgtatggtgtaagaatgactggccatagagaatactgtcttccactcttgccaaacgggctgaaaccatcagtacataatccaaggtagacatttcttctctcatacgcaaagtcgggatactttgattggaaatgcttccacgcttttgcatctgaaggatgtctgatctcaccatctgttgagtgctccgcatgccatctcattggttgcgctgtgcgttcagacagatacagcctctgcaacctttccgtcaaaggcaaataccacatccttttatatggtactggaactcttccactcgtatctttataacgaggcttcccacaaaatttgcatgaaacccgctgttcatccgccctccaataaatcatgcagttgtctctgcatacatctattacctgatacgataaaccaagaccagctacgagtttctgaacctcgtagtatgagccaggagctacattatcttcgggtagaataccttttacataatcagcaatcgcatccacacagtcttcagccaaattataatccgtcttaatgcccatcaatcttgtagcagatgataaagctgaatgaccatctctgcaaccttcgtacaatggttgctttccagcatccaacatatcataaaatctcctagcttcggcattgggtaaatcttcccctctaaaatgatcatgtaccatctgctcagtacctacaccgtaatctacatccgttctaattggattctaatctaaccgctggctgaggttcgctagtactaccatgttcataatcagtttctccatgatgataccaaattttgtaacttcgtgtaaacccactcaaatatagatgagtccaaacatcccattgtttaataacttttttatttttacaattagagcaaggacatcttaacatacctgtttttgcttccggttgtcggtgaactaaccccatgaattcggttataccttgttggtattcttccgtaagcaatctcgtgttcagatccaaatgaggtcgatcgatccaagaacgaaaataatttgaagaagacatgttttttatgaatcaaattcgtgtgtaaagaaagtgagagggaggatgaagatatggagtgaatgaagaggaagaggggtgcttgtatttatagttgaaatcctgccgacagtccgaggaaattccgacggaattccgatgcaaacggctagttcgtcggaatttcctcggaatttttaaaatcccccaacggctctccaacggctctctaacgtctataatatttcctcaaaattcatcggttttttccgaggaatactagtttcctcggtattccgtcggaatattccgatgagatgaattttcctcggaattccgtcggaatattccgaggaaattccgaggaagccaaattttgtgtttcctcggaattgcctcgaaaattcctcggtatattccgaggaattcattttccgtcggaacgtccgtcagaataccgctgttttcttgtagtggcaGTTCAACAATTCACGATTTTATACACGTTCCCATCGTGACATAACATGATGTCACACATTCCTCTCATGACGTAGACTCTTTGTGTTATCATGTTTTGTGTGTATTTTGGTTACCTAAAGAATGCcacaaattaaaatatgtttttagtttttttctttaagcTTGTTTGTCGTTAATTCGTTATATTCTATAAATGTCTCAAGAGGGATTATGTAACGCCCTGATGGGTCTTACGTCCGTTCACTAAACCTATAAACTTCATAACATGTGCTATGATCGGCATGTTATTTTTCGAAAGTTTAAGACATTTGTTAATTGATCATATAATTACCATATAACTTTTTCTGTGCTTTGGCATAATTCACATTATCTTATTCTTCCACTGCCCCAATTCAAATATGCTTAGCTTTGaagttttttaaaacaaataaccGAAAACGTGAACACATGtttgtaatataaataattaaattaattaacataAATTACCATATATCACagactgaattttttttttgtaacaccaaacttatattaaaaagttgaaaaaaaatttcctACCTACACGAAGTTTACCATAATATGGTGAAAACCATCCAAGTTTAATAAAtcattaagtttaataaattacgGATTGACCCATTAACTTagcttaaaatcaattaaacccgATTGTGATGTTGCcaccatattattatttactttgTACATGTGACATGTATTAACATAAACTTCGTGTAGTTATTGATATATTCTCATATATTGGATGGTTTCTACCATATTAGTGTAAACTTCGTGTAGCTAGAaaactttttttcaaaaaagttcAAAGAGCATAAAAGTTTACAACTGAAGCAGAAGATCCCAGAGACATGCTCGACGGTAGAATGAAGCTAGAAAACATTACAAAACAACCATCTAGGAGCGAGTCATGCTTAACGAAATGAAGAAACTCAAAGGAAAGCTCCACTTTTGTTCCCATTGCAATTGTtcgaaaaaaataattgatagtCGAAAATGACGTTGATACATCTATAAGAAATTGGAATGTTGACTGGCAAAAACTTTAGGTGAGAAGCTCCAGAACCGTAGGCAACATTGACAGTACGAAGTCCTATCTGACTTGATATGACGTTGAAACAAGCACAATCAATTTTAAACCCAACAAAGCTTACCGAAGAGATTAGGTGAATCTCAAGCTCTAGCTTTGCCTCCAAAGAGTCTTTTAGGATGAAGTTTGATGACAGAGCTGATGATTTAATTGGATCCAAACCTCGAAACTCAACATTAACGTGTCGAGTCCAATAGTTTGTAACCGAAAGAGATCTAAACATATACAGTTATCACACTTGTACAACCAGATCATGTGTGAGCAAACATCGGACAAGGGGTAAAAAGCTTCGGGATGGTTGGGTTTCCGTGCAACAATTCTGATTTAAAGGTAGCGTAGTTGACTATGTGAAGAATCGCCGATGTTTGAGACGGCGTATTGTGATGGAGGCGCAGCAGTGATGTAGTTAATAAATTTGGAGAATCCACACTCTTGCACAATAATTCTAACGATGAAAAGATCGAAAAAACTACAAATCCAGTTTTGTGAAGATCCGTTAGTTTAAAATTGCAATCTCATTTCTAGATACTATGACTATATATTACAGAAGTAATAAAAAGTTGTATAATCTTTGATTTCCTAAAGAtaaacttgatttgaatttggATACGATATCAACTCCGTAGGTGGCCTTCACTCTAGCTCGCGTGAAAAGAACAGAATCATCAGATTTGTACGTGGCGAAAAATTATGACTTCGACTAGGAATCCATGTGTATTAAAAGTCGACCAATCAGGTAATATCGCGCGTGACCAAGCCAACACGTGGGGGCTCTGGTCAGTATTAAGTGCCACGTGGTGGAACCAAACCGAGTTGACGGCTGGAACCAGATAGCCACATTAGTAAATACAGCTAGCTTCACATCTCATTGGCTTTCTCTCTGCCGCGTCTGACTCGTGGGTGGACCCGGGACCCTTCACTCAGCAACCTTTTTACAAATGTTGTTGTCTCTTTTAAGCTGCTCTTGTCTCACCAAACAACCTTTTTTGCTTTATCGGCCGACACCaacaactttttaaaaaaaattgtaattaagTACGTATTTtgcattttaccaaaaaagtaCGTATTTTGCATTGTCTTAGATACGACATGACAGAAACCATTGTCTTAAACCGTTTAAATTAATTGTTTGTTCAGTGTCTTGATGAGATCAAAGACTTTATCATACCAGATCAACGAACTTACGTTTCATATCTTCTGGATAGCATTCATTATCGTTACAATGTCACACCTTTTGATGTTCAATGGTCCAGTGTGAATTTAAGAGGCTAGAAGCAATGGTTCACCTAATTAAATTAACCATCCATTTTACAATTTAGTGTTTAATATGTCGACTATATATGTAACtgataaataatcaaattttatatttatgtatatataatatttaccatgcaaagaaaaacagagaactTACCAGATATACGTTATCTCATTATCTGAAACTTACAGTCAGACTGAAATAGATAAGATAAGAGAGACTGAAATAGATAAGACTATTTTCGAGATCAAAATCGAGCTTTTTGGGAGCAGCCGAGTAGAACCAAGTGGTGGTAGTCTAGTGGCAATTTTTTGGGGCTTGGTGTATACCCACATCATTATGAGTTCGATTTCTCGTGGGAACTAAATTATCATTACTTGGTCAGTCTAGGCTTAGGATTCGGCCCAAGTGGTTTACATGGATCGTTTCACCCCCTGGCATTAGTCGGGAGACCAAATTTGAGTCAGACAATGTAATAGCCAGTCTACTATATAGCACAAAGTGTGTTCCTCCTGAAACCGATCGGATCAGACTTATCAAGCAGCCGAGCAGTATCAGCATCGTCTAGCAAATGATCTAGCTGTTCACAAGCTTAAGATCAAGTGAGTTCTAAGCCCAGATGTTCCAGTCTTGGGCTGGGCCTAGAAGTGACTAGCCTGCACTGAGGGCCTGAAACACATGTAATTTAGCAAGCCAAATTATTTGACAACATTAAAGTACAACATAAGCTAGGCCACAATATTGGCAAAAATAGCTAGGCAACAATTTTCTAGACGTACTCAAAAAAGCTTTGACCATCTAGCACTTGACACTcagaaaaaaacatagaaaaagcTTGCCTTAAGCATCCGTATAGTATCCACTGAGAGATCAGAAACAACTAAAATACAATTAACAAAACGTTCAAATCACAGTACATGGGCTAAAGGAAATTGAAAATGAAGATTTTATAGAAGAATAATAATTAAGACCTAGAACTTGGTAGTCATGTAAAGTAAATTTTGAACAGATAGATAGAAACATCATAAATTAAAACCGGGCCTCATGGTCTGGTGGTAAAGGAACCTCGGCTGAGGTACCCGCCATCACGAGTTCGAGTCCCGGCCACATCGGATTTAACATGGTTTATGTTTGGCCTCCAGGACCTTCTTCGCCAGTTCTGGTTGGACGCGGAGGGATAGTCGGACTAAATGAGAGGTCCGGATACCtgaattaccaaaaaaaaaaacatcataaaTTAATGACAgaacttgggttcaccccctaacGTGAATTTTATAATTCACTCCACTTCTTTACACCAATCACTGCCACATAGGATTAATGAAAGAAGAGAttaaatttagaagaaaaaaaagaaatatagcTTTAAGAAAAGGAACTAACGTTGTTAAGCTACGCCGCCGTTAGTTTTGAtctgatttttttcttcttaatccatcggcgtcttcttcttcttcccagaAACTCCTAAATAATTTTTCACATAACTTACAGGTTTGTTTGAGATACGTCATCACTCAATTAACATAATTAATCTCAAGTTTAATTATGGTTTGTTATATACATCTCTTGATCATATTAGAGAGATTGAGTCAATTAGGTTTTATTGCTTTATTTTGATCGTGACAAAAAATCAATGACTAATGATTATACACCATTAAAGTCACAATTGTTCTGGCAATAACTAATAACTATGGGAAGAAAAGAGTTTTGATGACTAATGATTATTACGTTTAGTGGGGCTCCAGTGAATGAatcaaagttatttattgggAGATTCTATTGCTTATCTTGTCATGGGAGacatcttaaattatttttcatcaaTTCCCACATGCCTCTACGCCATCTGTTCATTTATTCATTagttaatttttcaaattttgatgAATTTTTTGTCATGTATAAGAGCACATAACTAAGGTCAAATCGTGATGTAAGAGCCTTTTTGTTTCACTCATAATTGTTCTATGTTATCTAGACTaatttttaactactttttatatttttctatatagtTGCAATGGAGAGTACTCATTTAAGTGGTAAAGAAATTGTTTCTGCTAATCAAGATGAATCTGGTTTGCAAGTCTTAGGTGAAACTAGTTTCTTAAGTCAAAATTCAGATGAGTTTTTAGCCGAGAAAAAAGATGCTACACTCAATGATGACGATGCTTTAGTCAGCGATGAAGATGCTTCTATCAGTGATTTCAGTGAAGAAGAGGACATAAGCAACAATGAGAATTATCTTCAGGTTGAAGATGTTGATGCTTTAGAGGCAAACAATGAAAATCAGAAAAACATGAGCTCTGTATTAGAATGGATTTCCGTTCTGATGAGTCTGCATATAAAGCTTATAGAAAATATGGAGGCAATCATGGTTTCGGCGTAAGGAGACAGCGGACTGCGAAGAAAAACAACAAGCTAGTAAGGATGGTTTATGTATGCTCAAAAGAGGAACTTAGGCAATAACCTAAGGTCAAGAAATCATATGCACGACCAACCACAAGGTGTGGTTGTAAAGCTCGCATATCTTGCTATCTTCAGAGTAACGGAAAATATAAGATTGTGAGTTTTGAGCCGAATCATAACCATGATTTAGTGAAGACACCTATGAAGCATTTGCTGAAGAGTAACCGAGCAATTTATATCTCTCAAAAACAACATGCTGATAATGCTGATATGTCAGGAATTTCAGCAAAAACAACCGTTGAAATGATGAGCAGAGAAGTTGGAGGGCGAGCAAATCTGAGTTTTATGGATAAAGTCCTGAAAAACTACATATACCGTAAGCGAATGGCAGCAATGGAAAAGAGAGATGCTGGAGCTGTTTTGGAGTactttcagaaaaagaaagaggatAATGCATCTTTCTTTTACTCAATGCAACTTGATGAGGACGATATGATCACTAATATCTTATGGGCAGATAATCGGTCAATTAGTGATTACAATCTTTTTAGAGATGTCATTTGCTTTGACACAACTTACAAGACCAACGAATTTGATAAACCGTTTGCTCCATTTGTTGGCGTCAATCATCATAAGCAGACTATTTTGTTTGGTGCTGCTCTCATATATGATGAAACCACAGAGTTTTTTGAGTGGCTTTTTCAGACTTTTCTTGGAGCAATTTCTGGAAAATAACCGCAAACAATTCTTACAGACATTTACCAATAGGGAAAGTGTTCCCTGAAACAAAACATAGGTTATGTGTTTGGCATATTTACCAAAATGCTGCAAAGAGGTTGAGTCATGTATTTCATGGACCAGATCAGTTTGCCTTAGACTTTGGAAAATGTGTATATGACCATGAGAATGAAGTAGAGTGGTTATCAGCATGGAGTGAAATGCTTGAAAAGCATGGATTGACAGAGAATAAATGGTTGAAGAATTTGTTTGAGTTAAGAGAAAAATGGGCAAGGGTATATGGTCGCCAAACTTTCACAGCTGATATGATGAGCACACAGCGTAGTGAAAGtatgaataatattttgaaaaaatatttgaagCGCTGTCATAACTTGTTGCACTTCTTTGAACACTATGAGAGAGTGTTAGACGATCGGCGATTTAAAGAATTAACTGCTGACTTTGGCATGATGCATACTTCGCTGGTCTTATCGGCTCCTGTAGAAATGTTACAACATGCAGTAGATGTGTATACACCAGAAGTCTTTACCTTGTTTCAGAAGGAATACACAGCTATTGGTGATTATGTTGCCAAGAGGGTCAATAAGTCTGAGATGGTAAGTGCTGAATACAATGTATCTTTTCGTGGTGTTGGGAGAAATCATTTGGTTTACTATGTTGCTGCAAACGAAACGATACACTGTAGTTGTATGAAGTTTTCTTTTGCTGGAATCTTATGTCGTCATGCGTTAAAAGTGTTGGCCAAGAAAGATGTTAGAAGAATTCCACCTACCTACATTTTGAATCAATGGAGTAAAGAGCTAAAGCACGAACCATATCTTTTTATCATTCAGTGACACCTAATGATACAGTGAAGCAATCAATCGGAAAACGATATAGTCATATATATCGTACTttttgggagatagcatttgtTGCTGCTGAACATATAGAATTGACGTTGTGTGCAGATGAAGCTGCCTTTCAGTTGCTTGACAcattgaaagaaaagaaaaaggaactTGTGAAAGCTAATAAATGGATGCTTTCTACTTCAGATTCTGAActtgtggaagaagaagaagaagttctaAATGCACGtggaataaaaagaaaaaatcgtCCTGGGCGACCAAAGAACCAAAAAGTTGGTCGCCATGATCGGTATTTGAGTGTGCTTGAAACGAAAAATCGTGGAATATCAAAATCATCCAATAATGGTAGAGCAAAAAAGAAGTTATCGTTTCaggtatttgatattttttttgtccaatattcatataattttgggacttaatcaatatatatatatgtttcaggACTCAAGTCTTCCTCATGATACCCAGTTATCTGTTTCTGCCACTAATCTGACCTTATACAATGAGTCTTCTTTTTCACAACTGCTCCAGGTTAATACTTCATtctttatactatatatatttgagTTATCTGTCATTTTCTAAATTGTTTTATGTCTCATTTTTGTAGGGATTTGACAAGAATCATGGGTTTGACAAGAGTCATGGTGGATCAACGTAATACTCTgctattttaaatgtgaaaggAGACAATAGTTATGTTTTTGTCAAACCGTTGTTCTTACTTTTGGTGTTTATTCATTATCATAATGAAAGTACTCTGTTATTTTGATGTCTTAATTAATCATACTCTGCTAGTGTTGTAATTGATGAACGTAGATTGGCTACACAGAACAAATTGGTAAGAGCAATTTTATTAGACTATTTAGTTAGCTAAGCTGTATGAAGAACATGATggtgaactcttctggacgttTATATGAGTCTCCTGGATGTCTTGATgaatctcctggtcgccaaggTCTTGTTTGCAATTGATTAAACCAGTGAGCTTCCTTAAATAGAACCCATTCGGATGAACTGTATGTCACCTGACTTGTAAATGGTATATCTCCTAAACCATTAATATTTTTGGTATGAAACCAATTCGCCGCGTGCTCTGGTTAAGTTGAAAATCTATAGCAAGTAGTTTCACGGTCAAATTCCTTATGGTTGAAAAGATATAGCATTTTGATTGCACCTATGTCCTGGTTGGCTTCTTTAGCTTTCCTCAGCTTCATGTTCTTCACTGATTTGTTCCTGGTTCCTTTGATCGCTTCAGCTTTagtatttatcatttttaaagCATGATCAGCTGGTGAGTAAGCCTCTGGACGTGGCTCCTCCTTACCTAGACCTTCGTCAACTTTCTGAACAAAGTGCAAGTGCATCATACTAGTGTTTGGATAAGTAGGATTAACCACTTTAATTTCAGAAATCACATTATCAAGTGTAGGACTTTCTTGCGCAGCAAGGTTGGGTTCTTGTTCCTTGATTTCCATGTTAGTACCTGAAACATTTTCAACCTTTTGGGCATTAGAC is part of the Brassica rapa cultivar Chiifu-401-42 chromosome A09, CAAS_Brap_v3.01, whole genome shotgun sequence genome and harbors:
- the LOC103842311 gene encoding protein FAR1-RELATED SEQUENCE 5, whose protein sequence is MESTHLSGKEIVSANQDESGLQVLGETSFLSQNSDEFLAEKKDATLNDDDALVSDEDASISDFSEEEDISNNENYLQVEDVDALEANNENQKNMSSSNGKYKIVSFEPNHNHDLVKTPMKHLLKSNRAIYISQKQHADNADMSGISAKTTVEMMSREVGGRANLSFMDKVLKNYIYRKRMAAMEKRDAGAVLEYFQKKKEDNASFFYSMQLDEDDMITNILWADNRSISDYNLFRDVICFDTTYKTNEFDKPFAPFVGVNHHKQTILFGAALIYDETTEFFEWLFQTFLGAISGK